A region of Natribaculum luteum DNA encodes the following proteins:
- a CDS encoding nucleotidyltransferase domain-containing protein: MANSSVTAALETFEARHGVAVVAARDVGSRALNLADADSDYDVTVLFAQHPLEYATLDGYETSLDDAVGDVECHGWNVRRFAELVVDSNPTAFEFLHSPLRYREFEPLKRLEDDVGDSFAPIALYHHYRSLARRQYRKYLQGRLLEDGDLAYLVLDERDDEYLVRPAGDGDDRDDHDPLTVPAGEYEEGATDRTVKRHLYVARAVLYAMYVRETHAFPTLDFPRFLEEHGERFDPEFVERTRDLVERKRRGEGDAVVGRLFDPGEVRLSAIDPAEHAGRSVDRARVDDFVREALRAFFDGHHEN; the protein is encoded by the coding sequence ATGGCAAACTCCTCGGTGACGGCCGCACTCGAGACGTTCGAAGCCCGCCACGGCGTCGCCGTCGTCGCCGCCCGCGACGTCGGCAGCCGCGCCTTGAACCTCGCCGACGCCGACAGCGACTACGACGTGACGGTGCTGTTCGCCCAGCATCCACTCGAGTACGCGACGCTCGACGGCTACGAGACGTCGCTCGACGATGCCGTCGGCGACGTCGAGTGTCACGGCTGGAACGTCCGCCGGTTCGCCGAACTGGTCGTCGACTCCAACCCGACCGCCTTCGAGTTCCTCCACAGCCCGCTTCGCTACCGCGAGTTCGAGCCGCTGAAACGACTCGAGGACGACGTCGGCGACTCGTTCGCCCCGATCGCGCTCTATCACCACTACCGGTCGCTCGCCCGGAGACAGTACCGCAAGTACCTCCAGGGGCGACTGCTCGAGGACGGCGACCTCGCCTACCTCGTCCTCGACGAACGCGACGACGAGTACCTGGTTCGGCCGGCAGGCGACGGCGACGACCGCGACGATCACGACCCGCTGACGGTCCCGGCCGGCGAGTACGAGGAGGGCGCGACGGATCGGACAGTCAAACGCCACCTCTACGTCGCCCGTGCCGTCCTCTACGCGATGTACGTCCGCGAGACTCACGCGTTCCCGACGCTCGACTTCCCGCGTTTTCTCGAGGAACACGGCGAACGGTTCGATCCGGAGTTCGTCGAGCGAACGCGGGATCTCGTCGAGCGTAAGCGCCGCGGCGAGGGCGACGCCGTCGTCGGTCGGCTGTTCGACCCGGGCGAGGTTCGACTGTCGGCGATCGATCCAGCCGAGCACGCGGGTCGGAGCGTCGACCGGGCGCGCGTCGACGACTTCGTTCGCGAGGCGCTCCGGGCATTTTTCGACGGCCACCACGAGAACTGA
- a CDS encoding HD domain-containing protein, with product MSHDRVRSIARSYFDDRVSPAHDWHHVERVASLARRLVADRSDVDGDVLEFAVLLHDIGRPKEDAGEIDDHAAWGAREARRILEELAVDDERIDAVCHCVRAHRYSNDVEPTTAEARLLSDADNLDALGAVGVARAFSYGGEYGAPIHDPDHPIDADESAAVRTSVNHLRTKILDLPERMYTDAGRELAEQRQAFVREYLEQLEAELTGRR from the coding sequence ATGAGCCACGACCGCGTCCGTTCGATCGCCCGATCGTACTTCGACGACCGAGTGTCGCCTGCCCACGACTGGCACCACGTCGAACGGGTGGCGTCGCTCGCCCGGCGTCTCGTGGCGGATCGGTCGGACGTCGACGGGGACGTCCTCGAGTTCGCCGTCTTGCTCCACGATATCGGTCGGCCCAAAGAGGACGCCGGCGAGATCGACGATCACGCCGCGTGGGGCGCTCGAGAGGCCCGCCGGATCCTCGAGGAGTTGGCAGTCGACGACGAGCGGATCGACGCCGTCTGCCACTGCGTTCGGGCACACCGGTACTCGAACGACGTCGAGCCGACGACGGCCGAAGCGCGGCTCCTCTCGGACGCGGACAACCTCGATGCCCTCGGCGCGGTCGGCGTCGCCAGGGCCTTCTCCTACGGCGGAGAGTACGGAGCGCCGATCCACGATCCCGACCATCCGATCGACGCCGACGAGTCGGCAGCTGTACGGACGAGCGTGAACCACCTGCGAACGAAGATCCTCGACCTCCCCGAGCGAATGTACACCGACGCGGGACGGGAACTGGCCGAGCAGCGACAGGCGTTCGTCCGCGAGTACCTCGAGCAACTCGAGGCAGAACTCACAGGTCGGCGGTGA
- a CDS encoding DUF4407 domain-containing protein, whose product MDLTRTQLARGLAVSVGVFLLFGVVSDLVPNPLYIRMVPRTPLDYLFLVLTSILAGVYVIQRSTLEECSGDRCAYAGTIGGFFAVACPTCNAFLLALFSSSALMTYFDPLRPLFGVVAVSLLGGVVYRRHRRASGH is encoded by the coding sequence ATGGATCTCACACGCACGCAGCTCGCGAGGGGCCTCGCCGTCAGCGTCGGCGTCTTTCTGCTCTTCGGAGTCGTCTCCGACCTCGTTCCAAATCCGCTCTACATCCGGATGGTCCCCCGGACGCCGCTCGACTACCTCTTTCTCGTGCTCACCTCGATCCTGGCCGGCGTCTACGTGATCCAGCGGTCGACGCTCGAGGAGTGCTCCGGCGACCGGTGTGCGTACGCCGGCACGATCGGGGGCTTTTTCGCGGTCGCCTGCCCGACCTGTAACGCCTTCCTGCTCGCGCTGTTCAGTTCCTCGGCGCTGATGACCTACTTCGATCCGCTCCGTCCGCTGTTCGGCGTCGTCGCCGTCTCGCTGCTCGGCGGCGTCGTCTACCGTCGTCACCGGCGAGCGAGCGGTCACTGA